A genomic region of Leptotrichia hofstadii contains the following coding sequences:
- a CDS encoding DUF2339 domain-containing protein: MIDKIKELENLENKYKEIGRINSEIESIIANIKNEAGISREKELLEKNERLAKDLKAFHEKIKVREEEIGRLKNSNAVLIEELKEAKKVRRNGEIDKFQNILAQKMNVELESGVTRRLSNYAEEMKRKVKMLERNLSHEFSDEADSLRDELKKINGKIGNFLEKSNRKTFENKVFLQEESSVFHNKIKEETALKEGEFLFEREKKRFVFEKLIGLKGFNFLGIISIFLGVFLVFRTQFVKILANNYVKSSASYLLGMFFLFAGEKFYQKNKKHFAVGLIGGGIGILYLTTLLSTLYLKLYPMTAGLFISVILTGLVVILSLRYDSQIIGVLSLIGGYLPYGAYILVNRSNVQIYYVLAYSLILQGIVLGVSWKKDWIYSKIFGFVTGVVNMTGLIYYLNHSIHDKITAFFYIVIFTTAYSFIFLNSHKKENRQSNIIDYVFLSLNLIIKFSLIYSLFDKTTPSWLKAVLVGTVGIIYGFFGDRLKDNKVAKIFYIVALGSFILIIPLIVPEKFVVIAWGVETALLYFFYRKYKNKEMRYGTIAIYLVSLVSNLIVREEKYLLAYIQDLMIISFSFVLYFLIKQKSYKKEVRILNGIFKYLIFAYSIFFINKVIFNVVTSFEAINYGKDALFCILVSLFVLRTVTYRVKKLQDSFSLKFLVIIEIIYLLFMNMYNFFLYISGWSWNIQEEKIPISYLLSLILLIFVNFYLFIVAKNDIHLCFFKKNEKKPLWILEESIYFLCVANIILRIYEHSGVLILGAGLALDIVGLLLCGYLVWKGFRVPNRNVRRIGLGIGIFFVAKSFLWDFLRFDNSYKLIAYFSMGAILIGTSYIYQTALKKLEQEVKESLSDTDFGKGEKNEENK, translated from the coding sequence ATGATTGACAAAATAAAGGAATTGGAAAATCTTGAGAATAAGTATAAGGAAATTGGGAGAATAAATTCGGAGATAGAATCAATAATTGCAAATATAAAAAATGAGGCTGGAATAAGCAGGGAAAAGGAACTTTTGGAAAAGAATGAAAGATTGGCGAAAGATTTAAAGGCATTTCATGAAAAGATAAAAGTTAGGGAAGAGGAAATTGGAAGGCTTAAAAATAGTAATGCAGTGCTTATTGAGGAATTGAAGGAAGCGAAAAAGGTTAGGAGAAATGGTGAGATTGATAAGTTTCAGAATATTTTGGCGCAGAAGATGAATGTGGAATTGGAAAGTGGAGTGACTAGAAGGCTTTCTAATTATGCAGAGGAAATGAAGAGAAAAGTCAAAATGCTGGAAAGAAATCTTTCTCACGAATTTTCAGATGAAGCTGATTCTTTAAGAGATGAACTCAAAAAAATTAATGGAAAAATTGGTAATTTTTTAGAGAAAAGTAATAGGAAAACTTTTGAAAATAAGGTATTTCTTCAAGAGGAATCTTCGGTGTTTCATAATAAGATAAAAGAAGAAACAGCTTTGAAGGAAGGGGAATTTCTTTTTGAAAGAGAGAAAAAAAGATTTGTATTTGAAAAACTTATTGGTTTGAAGGGTTTTAACTTTTTAGGGATAATATCAATCTTTTTGGGAGTTTTTTTGGTATTTCGGACACAGTTTGTAAAAATTCTGGCAAATAATTATGTAAAAAGTTCAGCTTCATATTTGCTAGGGATGTTTTTTCTTTTTGCTGGAGAAAAATTTTATCAGAAAAATAAGAAGCATTTTGCAGTTGGGCTGATTGGTGGTGGAATTGGGATTCTTTATTTGACTACACTTCTTTCCACGCTTTATCTCAAACTTTATCCAATGACAGCGGGTCTTTTTATATCAGTAATACTGACAGGGCTAGTTGTGATTCTTTCGTTGCGATATGATAGCCAGATAATTGGAGTATTGTCGCTGATTGGTGGATATTTACCTTATGGAGCTTATATTTTGGTGAATAGGAGCAACGTTCAGATTTATTATGTTTTGGCATATTCTTTGATTTTGCAGGGAATTGTGCTTGGGGTTTCTTGGAAAAAGGACTGGATATACAGCAAGATTTTTGGATTTGTTACAGGTGTAGTGAATATGACGGGGCTGATTTATTACTTAAATCACAGTATTCATGATAAGATTACGGCATTTTTCTACATCGTAATTTTCACAACAGCATACAGTTTCATTTTCCTAAATTCTCACAAAAAAGAAAATCGTCAAAGCAACATAATCGACTATGTATTTCTAAGTTTAAATCTAATTATAAAATTTTCATTGATTTACAGCCTGTTTGACAAGACAACACCAAGCTGGCTAAAAGCCGTATTAGTCGGAACAGTCGGAATAATTTACGGATTTTTTGGTGACAGGCTAAAGGACAACAAAGTTGCAAAAATATTTTATATCGTGGCATTAGGAAGTTTTATCCTAATTATCCCGTTAATTGTACCAGAAAAATTTGTTGTGATTGCATGGGGTGTTGAAACTGCACTATTGTATTTCTTTTATAGAAAATATAAAAATAAGGAAATGCGATATGGGACAATTGCGATTTATCTAGTTTCGCTGGTAAGTAATTTAATTGTGCGGGAAGAAAAATATTTACTTGCGTATATTCAGGATTTGATGATAATATCTTTTTCATTTGTGCTTTATTTCCTGATAAAACAAAAGAGTTATAAAAAGGAAGTTAGGATTTTAAATGGAATATTTAAATATCTGATTTTTGCGTATTCAATATTTTTTATAAATAAAGTTATTTTTAATGTTGTCACTTCATTTGAAGCGATAAATTATGGTAAAGATGCATTATTTTGTATATTAGTTTCACTGTTTGTTTTAAGAACAGTAACGTATAGAGTAAAGAAATTACAGGATAGTTTTAGCTTGAAATTTTTAGTAATAATTGAAATAATTTATTTGTTATTTATGAATATGTACAACTTTTTCTTATATATTTCTGGTTGGAGCTGGAATATACAAGAAGAGAAAATTCCAATAAGTTATCTGCTATCTTTAATTTTATTAATTTTTGTAAATTTTTATTTGTTTATTGTGGCTAAAAATGATATTCATTTATGCTTTTTCAAGAAAAATGAGAAAAAGCCGTTGTGGATACTGGAAGAATCAATATATTTCCTTTGTGTAGCAAATATTATTTTACGGATATATGAACATTCAGGTGTATTAATTTTAGGAGCTGGACTAGCTTTGGATATAGTTGGTCTGCTATTGTGCGGATATTTAGTCTGGAAAGGATTTAGAGTGCCAAATAGAAATGTTAGAAGAATTGGGCTTGGAATAGGAATATTTTTTGTGGCAAAAAGTTTCCTTTGGGATTTCTTACGATTTGATAATTCCTATAAATTGATTGCTTACTTTAGTATGGGGGCTATTCTGATTGGAACTTCCTATATTTATCAGACAGCTTTGAAGAAATTGGAGCAGGAAGTGAAAGAGAGTTTGAGTGACACGGATTTTGGGAAAGGTGAGAAAAATGAAGAAAATAAATAA
- a CDS encoding aminotransferase class I/II-fold pyridoxal phosphate-dependent enzyme: MGKNIDKDRQNKTVLFDALKNHLSNRVVRFDVPGHKGGRGNKEFRDFIGLDAMQMDVNSMKPLDNLCHPTSVIKEAQDIAAEAFGAKEAYFMVSGTTGAVQAMIMATCKAGDKIIIPRNVHRSAINALVICGAIPVYINPGLNKKLGISLGMSINDVKKAIQENPDAKAILVNNPTYYGICSDLKSIVKLAHENDMFVLVDEAHGAHFYFDENLPISAMEAGADMAAISMHKTGGSLTQSSILLSGERINADYVRQVINLTQTTSASYLLMTSLDVARKNLAINGRELFEKTVKFAEYARNEINKLGGYYAYGKELIDGDSVYDFDTTKLSVYTKDIGLAGIEVYDILRDDYEIQIEFGDLGNILAIISAGDRGLEIERLISSLAEIKRLYSKDSTGMFDHEYINPDVVLPPQKAFYSEKEMIPIKESAGKISGEFVMAYPPGIPILAPGERITEEIINYIEYAKEKGCLLTGTEDMHVEKINVVLE; the protein is encoded by the coding sequence ATGGGGAAAAATATTGATAAAGATAGACAGAATAAGACAGTTCTTTTTGATGCTTTAAAAAATCATCTTTCTAACAGGGTTGTGAGATTTGATGTGCCGGGGCATAAAGGAGGGCGTGGAAATAAGGAGTTTCGGGATTTTATCGGACTGGATGCGATGCAGATGGATGTTAATTCAATGAAGCCGCTTGATAATTTATGCCATCCAACTTCAGTTATTAAAGAGGCTCAGGATATAGCGGCGGAGGCTTTTGGGGCAAAAGAGGCTTATTTTATGGTAAGCGGGACGACTGGGGCTGTACAGGCTATGATTATGGCAACTTGCAAGGCTGGAGATAAAATCATTATTCCAAGAAATGTGCATAGAAGCGCTATTAATGCACTGGTAATTTGTGGAGCGATACCAGTTTATATTAATCCCGGACTTAACAAGAAATTGGGAATATCTCTTGGGATGTCGATTAATGATGTGAAAAAGGCAATTCAGGAAAATCCTGATGCAAAAGCAATATTAGTGAATAATCCTACTTATTACGGAATTTGTTCAGATTTGAAATCTATTGTAAAACTGGCACATGAAAATGATATGTTTGTGCTAGTTGATGAGGCACACGGAGCACATTTTTACTTTGATGAAAATTTACCAATTTCAGCTATGGAAGCTGGAGCAGATATGGCGGCAATCAGTATGCATAAGACAGGTGGTTCTTTAACACAAAGTTCAATTTTGTTAAGTGGTGAGAGAATAAACGCTGATTATGTTCGGCAAGTTATAAACTTGACTCAAACTACGAGTGCATCGTATTTACTTATGACTTCACTTGATGTGGCAAGAAAAAATTTGGCGATAAATGGAAGGGAGCTTTTTGAAAAGACAGTTAAATTTGCAGAATATGCCAGAAATGAAATTAATAAACTGGGTGGATATTATGCGTATGGGAAAGAACTGATTGATGGAGATTCGGTTTATGACTTTGATACGACAAAATTATCTGTGTATACAAAAGATATTGGGCTTGCTGGAATTGAAGTTTATGATATTTTGCGGGATGATTATGAAATTCAGATTGAATTTGGAGATTTGGGAAATATTTTGGCGATAATTTCGGCGGGAGACAGAGGCTTGGAAATAGAACGGCTAATATCTTCACTTGCAGAAATTAAACGGCTTTACTCAAAAGACTCTACAGGAATGTTTGATCATGAATATATAAACCCTGACGTTGTACTTCCTCCACAAAAAGCCTTTTATTCAGAAAAGGAAATGATTCCCATAAAAGAAAGTGCTGGTAAAATAAGTGGTGAATTTGTTATGGCTTATCCACCAGGGATACCGATATTAGCACCAGGAGAGCGAATTACTGAGGAAATCATAAATTATATTGAATATGCAAAGGAAAAGGGATGTCTATTAACAGGGACTGAGGATATGCATGTTGAGAAGATAAATGTTGTTTTAGAGTGA
- a CDS encoding glycoside hydrolase family 108 protein, translating into MADSRFLKFFNYILLVEGSYSNDKNDKGGETKYGITKERARECGYKGSMKDLTKAMAEKIYEEKYYKARKLDQVRNDKVALSIFDFSVNAGRYGIKKAQEAVNKVYGKNVISVDGAVGPMTLKYLNEVNPAKFLMVYHNLQREYYKSLAKNNVTQNDFLAGWLNRVKVKENYLRNV; encoded by the coding sequence ATGGCTGACAGCAGATTTTTGAAATTTTTTAATTATATTTTGCTAGTTGAAGGAAGCTACTCTAATGATAAGAATGATAAAGGCGGGGAAACAAAATACGGCATTACTAAGGAACGAGCTAGAGAATGTGGATACAAAGGTAGCATGAAAGATTTAACAAAAGCAATGGCAGAAAAAATTTATGAGGAAAAATATTATAAGGCTAGAAAATTGGATCAAGTGAGAAATGATAAAGTGGCACTAAGCATATTTGATTTTTCAGTAAATGCTGGAAGATATGGAATTAAAAAGGCTCAAGAGGCTGTGAACAAGGTTTATGGTAAAAATGTAATTAGTGTAGATGGAGCGGTTGGACCTATGACATTAAAATATTTAAACGAAGTTAATCCAGCTAAATTTTTGATGGTTTATCATAATTTACAGCGTGAATATTACAAATCTCTTGCTAAAAATAATGTAACTCAGAATGATTTTCTAGCTGGATGGCTGAACAGAGTTAAGGTTAAGGAAAATTATTTGAGAAACGTTTAA
- the speD gene encoding adenosylmethionine decarboxylase — protein sequence MNELENNKIKLYGFNNLTKTLSFNIYDICYAETEREQKDYIAYIDEQYNSERLTKILIRVAEMIGAQVLNISKQDYEPQGASVNVLIAEERISPENIDKSCNQGKPFFEEIGIDSQSMKKGNTSQDTDTVHAHLDKSHITVHTFPEYHPDNSISTFRADIDIATCGEISPLNTLNYLIDSFDSDIITIDYRIRGFTRDISGKKFFTDHNITSIQDYIELEKLKIYDAIDVNVYQSNIFHTKMLIKEIELKNYLFNQDVYEIAPKKRLEITDRLRKEMIEIYSGMNIY from the coding sequence ATGAATGAGTTGGAAAATAATAAAATTAAGCTGTATGGATTCAATAATTTAACAAAGACATTAAGTTTTAATATTTATGATATTTGCTATGCGGAAACAGAGAGGGAGCAGAAGGACTATATTGCATATATTGACGAGCAATATAATTCGGAAAGGCTTACAAAAATACTTATTCGTGTTGCGGAAATGATAGGGGCACAAGTCTTGAATATATCAAAGCAGGATTATGAGCCACAAGGAGCCTCTGTAAATGTTTTAATTGCAGAAGAAAGAATAAGTCCTGAGAATATTGATAAATCTTGTAATCAAGGAAAGCCGTTCTTTGAAGAAATTGGGATAGATAGCCAGAGCATGAAAAAGGGAAATACAAGTCAAGACACCGATACGGTTCACGCTCATTTGGATAAAAGCCATATAACAGTGCATACTTTCCCAGAATACCATCCAGATAATTCAATTTCCACTTTTAGAGCGGATATTGATATTGCAACTTGTGGAGAAATTTCGCCATTAAATACATTAAACTATCTGATAGACAGCTTTGATTCGGATATAATCACGATTGATTACAGAATACGTGGATTTACAAGGGATATTTCAGGAAAGAAATTTTTTACAGATCACAATATAACTTCTATTCAAGATTATATTGAGCTAGAAAAGTTAAAAATTTACGATGCGATTGATGTAAATGTATATCAGTCAAATATTTTTCATACAAAAATGCTTATAAAGGAAATTGAGCTGAAAAATTATCTTTTCAATCAGGATGTCTATGAAATTGCACCAAAAAAAAGGCTGGAAATTACGGATAGACTTAGGAAGGAAATGATTGAAATTTATAGTGGAATGAATATTTATTAG
- a CDS encoding LemA family protein, whose translation MNIVFILIGILVVLVVMGMGIYNKYIRLKNLNEEGWSGIGVYLQKRLDLIPNLVNTVKGYATHEKETLENVVKLRSQMMSIDTKDIDNIEKIQKLENEMTKTLRSIMMLQENYPDLKANENFLRLQSQLTQIETEIQSSRKYYNGTTRDRNTFVETFPNNIIGGFLGFKKAEFFNAVEGAEKVPEVKF comes from the coding sequence ATGAATATTGTATTTATTTTAATAGGAATTTTGGTAGTTTTGGTTGTAATGGGGATGGGAATTTATAATAAGTATATTAGACTGAAAAATCTGAATGAGGAAGGTTGGAGCGGAATAGGTGTTTATTTGCAAAAAAGACTGGATTTGATACCAAATCTTGTGAATACTGTTAAAGGGTATGCGACGCATGAAAAGGAAACGCTGGAAAATGTGGTAAAATTGAGAAGTCAGATGATGTCAATTGATACAAAGGATATTGATAATATTGAAAAGATTCAGAAACTTGAAAATGAAATGACAAAAACATTAAGATCAATAATGATGTTACAGGAAAATTATCCAGACTTGAAGGCAAATGAAAATTTTTTGAGATTGCAGTCACAACTGACTCAAATAGAAACAGAAATTCAAAGTTCAAGAAAATATTATAATGGCACAACAAGGGACAGAAATACTTTCGTGGAAACTTTCCCAAATAATATAATAGGTGGATTTTTAGGATTTAAAAAAGCTGAGTTCTTTAATGCTGTAGAAGGAGCGGAAAAAGTTCCAGAAGTTAAATTTTAA
- a CDS encoding DUF2207 family protein: MEISLTQIMILLIMLVTLAIYSYITWKKFGKDSVDEIISVSEPPKEISAMMTAYINSSQKEMSNYLVYIGLLELISKGFVIIEDYVDLKKYNKVKKNSKMTEDEYEIKKDKKTVEIIDIEKYYRQITKKKYAFNMEKVNDYGCRQWELSEEERMILEFLIEYDKDSILGHKKPIMEQFFKILEVLKEKFDGRGNYTFLYLIGIKSIKRERWDKRLYNSNWKFKTFYIVIIFLFGILLFIFEGMKAIVPSIVLFPIFFWVILLSNILFLILKTKAFPILMRLMISLLIGAFCGIMYFWAGLMLFLFGIAGVLITLATILLVLYFRNIGKFTDRGARVKKDLEGFRMYVKSGEVKKFNDVEELISYFKKILPFSQALKVQKHVVEMVKRSIEISGFNDKKEYIENMLNIFIYKNDKFMKSFGNEILTNEILESARNDALGGNYYEEF, encoded by the coding sequence ATGGAAATAAGTTTGACTCAAATAATGATTTTATTGATAATGTTAGTAACATTGGCGATTTATAGCTATATTACGTGGAAAAAATTTGGGAAGGATTCTGTCGATGAAATTATTTCGGTATCAGAGCCACCTAAAGAAATTTCAGCAATGATGACTGCTTATATAAATAGTTCTCAGAAAGAAATGTCAAATTATCTGGTATATATTGGATTGCTGGAGTTGATAAGCAAAGGATTTGTAATAATTGAAGATTATGTTGACTTGAAAAAATATAATAAAGTTAAGAAAAATTCAAAAATGACAGAAGATGAATACGAAATAAAAAAAGATAAAAAAACTGTTGAAATTATTGACATTGAAAAATATTATAGACAGATAACCAAGAAGAAATATGCATTCAATATGGAAAAAGTCAATGATTATGGGTGCAGGCAGTGGGAACTTTCGGAAGAGGAGAGAATGATTCTGGAATTTTTAATTGAATATGATAAGGACAGTATTCTCGGGCATAAAAAGCCTATTATGGAGCAATTTTTTAAAATTCTTGAAGTTTTGAAGGAAAAGTTTGATGGGAGAGGAAACTACACTTTCTTGTATTTAATTGGAATAAAGTCTATAAAAAGGGAAAGATGGGATAAAAGGCTTTATAATTCAAATTGGAAGTTTAAAACATTTTACATAGTTATAATATTTTTGTTTGGAATTTTACTTTTTATTTTTGAAGGAATGAAAGCGATTGTTCCATCAATTGTTCTTTTTCCAATATTTTTCTGGGTAATACTTTTGTCAAATATACTTTTTTTAATTTTAAAAACTAAAGCATTCCCAATATTGATGAGATTAATGATTTCTCTTTTAATAGGAGCATTCTGTGGTATTATGTATTTTTGGGCAGGACTTATGTTATTTCTTTTTGGAATAGCAGGAGTTCTCATAACCTTGGCAACAATTTTACTTGTACTTTATTTTAGGAATATTGGAAAGTTTACAGATAGAGGAGCTAGGGTAAAAAAGGACTTGGAAGGATTTAGGATGTACGTAAAAAGCGGGGAAGTTAAAAAATTTAATGATGTAGAAGAGTTGATTTCATATTTTAAAAAGATTTTACCATTTTCACAAGCTTTGAAAGTGCAAAAACATGTTGTAGAAATGGTGAAAAGATCTATAGAAATATCAGGATTTAATGATAAAAAGGAATATATTGAAAATATGCTTAATATATTTATTTATAAAAATGATAAATTTATGAAATCGTTTGGGAATGAGATATTGACAAACGAGATATTAGAAAGTGCTCGTAATGATGCATTGGGAGGAAATTACTATGAAGAGTTTTAG
- the speE gene encoding polyamine aminopropyltransferase produces MELWYTEEHTKNVRFSIKIDKQLVSAKSNFQRIDIFESPEFGRFLTLDGFMMLTEKDEFIYHEMITHVPMAVNPKAKKILVIGAGDGGTVRELVKYEHIERIDMVEIDKMVVDLCREYLPKTANKLEDKRVHIYYEDGLKFVRSKANEYDIVIVDSTDPFGPGEDLFTREFYGNCFNALKEDGILVNQHESPYYEADAKATARANKQLRAVFPFATVYQLHIPTYPSGHWLFGFASKKYNPVKDLKADEWNKFGIETKYYNTELHKGAFALPNYVKDLIK; encoded by the coding sequence ATGGAATTATGGTACACAGAAGAACATACGAAAAATGTTCGTTTTTCTATAAAGATTGATAAGCAGTTAGTTAGTGCAAAAAGTAATTTTCAGAGAATTGATATTTTTGAGTCGCCAGAATTTGGGCGATTTTTGACATTGGATGGGTTTATGATGCTGACAGAAAAGGATGAGTTTATTTACCATGAGATGATAACTCACGTTCCTATGGCTGTAAATCCTAAGGCTAAGAAAATATTGGTAATTGGTGCTGGAGATGGAGGTACTGTTCGTGAACTTGTAAAATATGAACATATTGAGAGAATTGATATGGTGGAAATTGACAAGATGGTTGTCGACCTTTGTCGTGAATATTTACCTAAGACAGCGAATAAGCTGGAGGATAAGAGAGTTCATATTTATTATGAGGATGGATTGAAATTTGTACGTTCCAAGGCAAATGAATATGATATTGTAATTGTGGATTCGACAGATCCGTTTGGGCCTGGAGAAGATTTATTTACAAGAGAATTTTATGGAAACTGCTTTAATGCACTAAAAGAGGATGGAATTCTTGTGAATCAGCACGAGAGCCCATATTATGAGGCAGATGCTAAAGCAACAGCAAGGGCAAACAAACAATTAAGGGCGGTTTTCCCATTTGCGACAGTTTATCAGTTGCATATACCGACATATCCATCAGGACATTGGCTATTTGGATTTGCTTCAAAAAAATACAATCCTGTAAAGGACTTGAAAGCTGATGAATGGAATAAGTTTGGAATAGAAACGAAATATTATAACACGGAATTGCATAAAGGAGCTTTTGCTTTGCCAAATTATGTGAAAGATTTAATAAAATAA
- the speB gene encoding agmatinase, with translation MRNKNIHTFIGCDNEYNESKIAIFGAPFDSTTSFRPGTRFASAVMRNESFGIETYSPYQDKDLEDIKVFDGGDLELSFGNSESTLQDIQDETTEILKDGKIPFMIGGEHSVTLGAVRAVAEKYPDLHIIQFDAHTDLRDEYLGQYYSHASVIRRCWDIVGDDRIFQFGIRSGERDEWKFAKEHLHTTKFNFDGLDEVVEKLKGKPVYFTLDLDVLDPSEFPGTGTPEAGGVTFVELHKAIEKISQLNIVGLDMNELSPVYDQSGQSTALACKLLREILLFIYK, from the coding sequence ATGAGAAATAAAAATATACATACATTTATAGGGTGTGACAATGAATACAATGAGAGCAAAATTGCTATTTTTGGAGCGCCGTTTGACAGTACAACTTCGTTTAGACCAGGGACTAGATTTGCTTCAGCAGTTATGAGAAATGAGAGTTTTGGAATAGAAACGTATAGTCCTTATCAAGATAAGGATTTGGAGGATATTAAGGTTTTTGATGGAGGAGATTTGGAACTTTCATTTGGAAATTCGGAAAGTACGTTGCAGGATATTCAGGATGAAACGACAGAAATTTTGAAGGATGGGAAAATTCCGTTTATGATTGGTGGAGAGCATTCTGTTACGTTGGGAGCTGTGAGAGCAGTTGCTGAAAAATATCCAGATTTGCATATTATCCAGTTTGATGCACATACAGACTTGAGAGATGAGTATTTAGGGCAGTATTATTCGCATGCTTCTGTAATTAGAAGATGTTGGGACATTGTTGGAGATGACAGAATTTTTCAGTTTGGAATAAGAAGTGGGGAAAGAGATGAATGGAAATTTGCAAAGGAACATCTTCATACAACAAAATTTAATTTTGATGGACTTGATGAAGTTGTAGAAAAATTAAAAGGGAAACCTGTGTATTTTACATTGGATTTAGATGTACTTGATCCATCGGAATTTCCTGGAACTGGAACACCTGAAGCTGGAGGAGTTACTTTTGTGGAACTTCATAAGGCAATAGAAAAAATTTCGCAGTTAAATATTGTTGGGCTTGACATGAACGAATTATCGCCTGTATATGATCAGTCTGGGCAATCTACAGCACTAGCTTGCAAACTGCTTAGGGAAATTTTGCTGTTTATTTATAAATAG
- a CDS encoding AAA family ATPase, which yields MKKKLPIGISDFKKIIDGNYYYFDKTELIKSIIGEPGEVKLFTRPRRFGKTLNMSMIKYFFDIENKNENKKLFENLKISENEYFEKQGTAPVISISFRNYDESSWGNGFEMIKNTISDLYDEFEFVKENLSARKKEKYDSILFNRATEATWKLSLLDLTKYLYEYYGQKVVVLIDEYDQPIIDSYVKGYYQEAISFFKTFYGVVLKDNNYLEMGIMTGILRVAKENIFSGLNNLRVHTILDNRFTEYFGITESEVEQALKDFDLEFELKDVQRWYNGYLFGDIKVYNPWSIINFLNDEKLKSYWVNTSGNELIKLYLKKLKNEIFDDFSKLLNKKSILRRIDENMTFANLEANYEENIWNLFFHSGYLTLAEEVQDDEEQVYLKIPNEEILKMFSKMFIEVYFENYNSFYNMVYSLKNGDIETFKKELRKILLENVGIFDVSGVYKEQFYHGLMLGIILTLKNEYEITSNNFAGKGRYDLLLKPKNLEKRKEGIILELKVVNAMENLSEDKIFEKLENECDIALQQIEKKEYASVLKNSGVENVLKIGIAFFGKELAVKFDR from the coding sequence ATGAAGAAAAAACTGCCAATAGGAATATCAGATTTTAAAAAAATAATAGACGGAAATTACTATTATTTTGATAAAACAGAATTGATAAAAAGCATTATAGGAGAACCTGGCGAAGTTAAGCTGTTTACACGTCCGAGAAGATTTGGAAAAACACTTAATATGTCGATGATAAAATATTTTTTTGATATTGAAAATAAAAATGAAAATAAAAAACTGTTTGAGAATTTAAAAATTTCTGAAAATGAGTATTTTGAAAAGCAGGGAACTGCTCCAGTTATTTCGATTTCATTTAGGAATTATGATGAAAGTAGCTGGGGAAATGGGTTTGAGATGATAAAAAATACAATTTCGGATTTATATGATGAATTTGAATTTGTAAAGGAAAATTTAAGTGCGAGAAAAAAAGAAAAATACGATTCAATTTTATTTAACAGAGCAACAGAAGCAACATGGAAATTATCCTTGCTGGATTTAACAAAATATCTATATGAATATTATGGACAAAAAGTGGTAGTGCTAATAGACGAGTATGATCAGCCGATAATTGATTCATACGTGAAAGGCTATTATCAAGAAGCAATTAGCTTTTTTAAAACATTTTATGGAGTTGTCCTAAAGGATAATAATTATCTGGAAATGGGAATTATGACTGGGATTTTGAGAGTTGCAAAGGAAAATATATTTTCTGGATTGAATAATTTAAGAGTTCATACAATTCTGGACAATAGATTTACAGAATATTTTGGGATTACGGAAAGTGAAGTTGAGCAGGCTTTAAAGGATTTTGATTTAGAATTTGAACTTAAAGATGTCCAACGATGGTACAATGGATATTTGTTTGGAGATATAAAAGTTTACAATCCGTGGTCGATTATTAATTTTCTGAATGATGAAAAATTAAAGTCGTACTGGGTAAATACGAGTGGAAATGAATTGATAAAATTATATTTAAAAAAACTCAAAAATGAGATTTTTGATGATTTTTCAAAACTTTTGAATAAAAAATCCATTTTAAGAAGAATAGATGAGAATATGACTTTTGCAAACTTGGAAGCAAATTATGAAGAAAATATATGGAATTTGTTTTTTCACAGCGGTTATTTGACATTGGCAGAAGAAGTTCAAGATGATGAGGAACAAGTTTATTTGAAAATTCCGAATGAAGAAATATTAAAAATGTTTTCAAAAATGTTTATAGAAGTATATTTTGAGAATTATAACAGCTTTTATAATATGGTGTATTCCTTGAAAAATGGAGATATTGAAACTTTTAAGAAGGAATTAAGAAAAATTTTATTGGAAAACGTGGGAATATTCGATGTAAGCGGAGTTTATAAAGAGCAATTTTATCATGGCTTAATGCTTGGAATAATTTTGACTTTGAAAAATGAGTATGAAATAACTTCAAATAATTTTGCCGGGAAAGGCAGATATGATTTGCTTTTGAAGCCTAAAAATCTGGAAAAAAGAAAAGAAGGGATTATTTTGGAATTGAAGGTTGTAAATGCAATGGAAAATTTGAGTGAAGATAAAATTTTTGAAAAATTAGAGAATGAGTGTGATATTGCATTACAGCAGATTGAAAAGAAAGAATATGCTTCTGTATTAAAAAATTCTGGAGTTGAGAATGTATTGAAAATTGGGATAGCATTTTTTGGAAAAGAATTAGCAGTTAAATTTGATAGATAA